From Solanum stenotomum isolate F172 chromosome 2, ASM1918654v1, whole genome shotgun sequence:
TGATCCAAGAatacaaaaaaacaaagataactcaataagaggttcacacacttcTTTGGACAACATACCACGAAGTGCAAGAGGGAGTAGATGTTGCAGAAgaacatgacaatcatgacttttcaacCCAGATATCTTGTGATCTTTCAGGTTCACACATTGAGAAATATTAGATGAAAATCCATCAGGAACCTTTAGATTCTTTAGGAAAAGGCATAACTTGTGCTTATCTTCGGGAGACAATGTGTAGCATGCCGTTGGAATTTCAATTTTCTCCCCTTTTTGGATAGGGTGCAATTCTGGCCTAATGTTCATTTCTTGCAAATCTAACCGAGTTTTAATTGTATCCTTGGTCTTTCCTTTGACATTCATGATTGTCCCCATAATattatcacatatatttttttcaatatgcatTACATCCAAATTATGTCGCAACAAGAGACTCTTCCAATATGGAAGTTCAAAAAAGATACTTTTTTTGTTCCAATTATCCTTTCGTTTTTCATGTGatatcttcttccttttctttggaTCCTTTGATAATTGTAGCCCTTCAAGATCCTGCACTTGATTAAGTATCTCATTACCAGAACGCATTTGTGGCGGGGGTCTTCTCTCCTCTGTACCATCAAATGACTTCTTCTCATTCCTCCATTTGTGATTATGAGGAAGGTAACGTCGATGACCCATATAACACTGCTTCTTACCATTAGACAATCGAGTTGATGAAGTGTCTTTATTGCAACATGGACATGCCAATATTCCTTTTGTACTCCATCCAGATAAATTTCCATATGCTGGAAAGTCATTGATGGTCCACAACAAAGAAGCATGcaacttaaaattctttttagcTGACGCATCATAGGTCTCAATACCAACCTCCCACAATTCCTTCAATTCCTCTATTAAAGGCTGAAGATATGTATCAATTGCATCTCCTGGGCCATTTGGACCAGGAATAAGcattgacaaaataaaattttcttgttTCATGCACAACCAAGGAGGTAAATTATAAGGAATAAGAACCACAGGCCAAATGCTATGTGAGGTTTTTGAATTTCGGAATGGCTGAAATCCATCACTAGCAAGTCCAAGTCGAACATTACGAGGCTCGACCGCAAATGAAGGATGAAGTTCATCAAATGACTTCCATGCCATTGAATCAGCTGGGTGCCTCATTATTCCATCATCAACTCTTTTATCCTTATGCCATGTCATAAGAGTAGATGTCTTTGTAGACATAAACAACCTTTGAAGTCTAGGCTTTAAAGGAAAATAGCGTAAGCTCTTTAATGctatcctttttccttttttattccTTGTTTCCCCGCTATGTGTATCTATCTTCCATCTAGACGCCCCACAAACTTTGCAAGAATCAAGTTGGCTATCCTCCTTCCAGTATAACATGCAATCATTAGTACAAGCATCAATCTTGTTATAAGAAAGGCCGAGTTCTTTGATTATCTTCTTTGCCTCATAATATGAGTTTGGCAAATTAGCGCCATCAGGCAACAACTCATctttcaacattttcaataacaTTGTAAATAAAGCATTACTCCAACGACCCATACTTTTGATGTGAAGCAATTTAATCAAAGAGGAAAGCTTTGAAGCTTTGGAATTTTGATAAAGTGGCTGCTCGAAATCCTTCAATAGGCAGTAAAATCTTTTTGCTTCAACATTTGGTTCCTCCTCAAGTAAATCATCACCATCAGCGTGTGTAGTTCCTCCATCAAGATTAGGATATAAATCTCTCAACAGTTCTTCTACTTCATCCTCACTCTCACATTCTTCTACTTCAACACCATCTCCAAATGTAAATTCAAATTCGGATTCAGATTCTGACAATGGCTCACCCAAACGTTCTCCATGGTGATACCAAAAAGTATAATTCTTAATTATTCCATATACTTGCAAATGTGTCTCAACCGTTTTACGAGTTCCTAAAGTTGTATTGTAACATTTGACACATGGACATCGTATTTCATATTCTTCTCCTGTTCTTTCAAAAGCATAATCCAAAAACTTTTGCACACCTACTAAATAGGTTTCATCGAGCCGATGGTCCACTAGTTGCATCCATTGCTTATTAGGAGCCATAACCTTGAATAGTACATAAAAAGCTAGattaaaaaagataaaggaTAAGAAAAATACTAAGATCAATACAACTTGTTATAATTAGATGCACAAAACAGAAATGTGTGTTATGATTGATACACCACTAGTTAAAACATATACTATTTGTCTAAAGACACTATTCATGGTGTTTCATTTAACTCATCTTAAGATAAGATAAGATGGAGTATATAATTATCTGATAGGGAGGCTTATTGTACAACTCACTATCACCCGTGACTTTTTGGATTccaaaaatgaatgaaatgcaatttttaacaaaaaataataatcagatTGCACTAAGAAACATAAAAGATTACTCATCTTAAAACATGTAATCTTCTATAGCTTTGTACTTATACAAAATAGTCgtttgttattaaaaaaaaatcttgtttgTAGTCGCTTGTGATTAAAAAGTCTTGGCTCATAACTAACTTCTCATAAAGTTAAGAATGACTTAGTCGCATCCTCAAACAAAtgcataaagaaaaaaatcaagaaaactagtAATTGCAACTATATGCTACATTGGCTATAAGTCCAAACTCCAGAACACTATTTTCCCTCACTATATATCGATTTATTAGTTATGCAGTTGCACAAATACAAGTATAGAATGGTACCTTGATGCCTAATATTAAGCAAAATTTTAGGCTCAACTGGGCAGGACTTGATGATTCGGGTGAAAAACATTCAGATGATACTACTAAATGTACTATATTTTGGTAGGTGACTTGGCAGCTGATTTCACAGATTACATGTTTCAGAAGACATTCAGGGCCAACTATGCCTCAATCAATGGAGTTAAGGCTGTAATAGATAGAGAAATATGGCACATAATGGAGCAGTCAATTTGTTAGATTTGTGGATGAAAGTGATCAGTTTAACACTATGCCTTAGATGAATTGAAAGTTTTGCACCACTCAGCAAAGACACATCAATTCTGTAGCTAACAAGAAGAATGTTGGAGGCCAAATGCAAGCTTCATATCAAATTACTGGAACTCAAAATGAGGATGACCCCTAGTTATTTGACTATTTTCATTGTAAACTAAAATCATCCCAAGAAATACAACACTATCAACTTCAAAGTCATAAGTTTTTTCAACTGCAGCAGATAGGCAAACCAGTGTTGAGATTAATGTGCGTCAAGGTGAAAGAGAGTTTGCACAAGATAACAAGTCTATTGGAAGGTTCTGCTTGGATGGAATCCCTCCAGCTCCCAACGGTGTTCCCCAGATTTAAGTGAAATTCGACATTGATGACAATGGTATCTTTCTGTCACGTCTATTGATAAGGGTACAAGAAAGAAGCAGGACATTGCTATAACTGGTGCTACCACTTTTCCCAAATATGAGGTACACTCATTAGATCTATTATTTTCGTTACTGAATAGAGGACATTCTTTTAATATTAGTGGTTTATCAACTGACAGCTACCATATTTCAAGTATATTAGTGTTATTAAATGCCTAACAAGATATAAATAGCATCCTCTGATCTTTCCTCGCACCTTGATCAAGTATTGCAGAATAATTTAAATTACTGGAACTCAAAATGAGGATTACCTCAGGCAGGTTTTTTAAAACTACAGGCAAATACTTTATGTTAGAATAACATTAGACAAACATTGCCGTTTTGTTCAATTTACCAACAGAAGTTCTGATCCAAATCAGTGGAGTATACACCATGATATGACGATTACATTTATGCCTACTGATCAGGAGCCATCCTACGTAGTGGTATATATACAAACTGGTATGTTATTCACGAAACAGTGagtttcttaaaattttatatggaCTCTATATGAAATATGAATCTTGAGAAAACTTTTACGGAAAACTTCGAGAAGGGAATCCACAATATTAAGTCCCAAGGTTGAAAGATCCTTACAGGTGGTTCAGTCGTAGAATCTGAGGATAATTTTGTGCATCCAACAATTGCTGAAATTTCTTCAAATGCTGAAATTGTGAAGGAAAAATTGTTTGTTCCAGTTCTGTATGCAATGAAGTTGAAGACTTTCGAAGAAGCAGTTGAAATCAACAACTCTGTCCCTCAAGGTTTAAGTAGTTCCATCTTCACCTTAAATCcagataatatatatttaagtgCATTAAACCTCAAGGAAGTGATTGTGGCATCGTTAATGTAAATATCCCAACAAATGAAGCTGAAATTGGCGGTGCTTTTGGAGGTGAGAAAGGTACTGGTGGTGGCTGTTATGCAGGAAGTGATTCTTCGAAACAATATATGAGACGCTCAACTTGTACAATCAACTACGGAATTGAACTACCATTGGCTCAAGGAATCAATTTTGGCTAGTGAAATTGGTGCAGATACACCCGTTTCGCTCGTGAATTCTGCCTGTAAGGAGCTTATGATTGACCCGGAATCACTTAAAATAATGTACCTTCCTTGCAACTCAACTAAAATATTCTGAACCTAGTGTTTTCAGTGATCAGTATCAGGTTTCCTAATCAATGAGTTTACTTGGCTGTTATACttcaaaaaaagttaaaaaaatctTGAGACACAAAATACactttacaaaatcaaattatttattaaaagtgcAATCCAATAATCTTCCCACTAATCTTACAATAGAAAAGAGACCAGATTTTGAAACTATTAACCTATTTATTGctaaaaaaagaggaagaacaaAAAGAGTAGCTTGAACacaacaatgaaaaaaatgacaTCAATAAACATATGGAAGAAACACAACAACTCGATCAAAAGACGAACCAACCTGGAATTCTGTTTCAAGCAAAGTTGGGGTGGAACGATACAAAGAAACGATTAGGGCAGAGCAGCACTGatacaaagaaaaaatgattaGGGCAGAGGACATTAATAAAACATAAACACAACAACTCGATCAGAGAATTCTGTTTTGAGAAAAGTTGTAGTGGAATGATACAAAGAAACGATTAGGCAGAGCAGCAAtgtacaaagaaaaagaaacgaTTAGTGCAGAGGAACGCCAAGATTAAGCTAAAAAAGTTAAGATTAGGGCAGAGTGACAATCTTGATCAGTTGCAATGCGTTCTTAAGATCGAGCTCAAACTAGGGCAACTTTTATGACCAGCTGCAATTTTGAGTAGAAAAAAGATCGATGAAGCGCAGCTGGTCTTTTCGTTTACCTCTCTGTATAAAAATTTTGGCGCTTAAAGTTTTGTCAAAAATAGCTAGTGATTCTGTTTTacaagaatagaaaaaaatatggtGCAACTATTGAAAAATCTTGAGTTTTCCAAGTTTTGAAACCCAAATGAAACTATCGTTGTTTCTACCTACTATGTACATCACATACAAGAGGTAATTTGCATCAGTTTCCTATTGCTTTCTTCATCGTTCATCAGCTCATGTTAATATAATCGTCAAAATATGATTGATTCTTTAGGCACACACTATACACTATGCTATAAGAAGAAAAcaatcaacaaattaaatttagagaaggaaaaaaactcACAGAAGAGGATGCACAGCTGATATACAAGTAGACAGAAATAAGAGAACCAATTAGAAAGAATTGAAAGAAtgttttaaacaaatattaGAATGCATCTTCATCAAAGTTATCAAGCTTTCCAATTTTCAGACCCAAACAAAACTATCACTCATTCAATCTTCTATGTGCAGCACCAGAGGAGGTCAGTTTGCATCAGTTCTATTGTGTTTTACATATTTCATCAGTTTCAGACCCAAATGAAACTATCTTTTCTTCACTTATTCAGTTGTAATATTCTGCAATCACTTGTCTCACTTGCCCTGTTAGTAGTTCACTTGTAGTTCATAACAGATTTCTCAACTTGAACAGAACACTCTCTATATTATCTCTTAATATTGTTTTCGCTCATTGAGTTGTTAGTGCCGTTTTCaagtttagttcattattatttatctttACGAACACATACTTCTTTAAGGACGGATCGATCCCCTTCACTTTTGGCATCATATCACACTACAAAACTGaatctttttttaagaaaacgATCAACATCTAGTCTTAGAGAACAAGAACTCAAACAAGACGAGTTACAACTCAAACAAAACAAACAGTAAATCAACTGTacagaaaaattaaatcaactcATAGAAGTGGAGGCATACCTGAGATCTGAGTGAATAGAAGATATATATTGAGTGGAGATCACTGCTAGGAAGACCTCTGCTTTCTCTGTTTTGAGAAAACAGAGATGAAACACTGATCAATGAGACCTGGGTTGGGTTTGCTGCTAGGCAGACCTGTATTTTCTCTGTTTTGAGAAAACACAGATTTTTGGTTGAGAGCTACGTACGCTAAGATCGTTGTAAGGGAAGCTGGTTGTTAGCTAGGAAGATCGCTGCTATAGGGTTCTTTTGGATTTCATTGAGAAAAAATTGAAGcgtcttttatttgttttcttttccttttagaattttaatgaattgatgattttttaggCGGCTAGTTTTTTTCGTGAAAATATGTTCCCGCCTTGCAAtatatttctaattaattaagacCCAATTAGTTTTAATTTGGGACGAGTTACTACTTTTTCTAGAGACCAGATTTAGAACCTTCACAATAACATATAAAGTTAAAGACCGAAATAAAATCTCGTCCCAATATATGTACTTTCTGAGACGGGATTATTAACTCGTCCCTAAATATTGGTCTTAAATAAAGCTATTTCTTGTAGtgtatgctcccaaaacagtgaatctgtccAGCCTGGTACCCCAAGTTGCAGGTTAGATTTGAACagaaaaatggtaaaattagactttataaccttcatgaaagatgtaactacatctcttaaggttgcaaacaaacaagaatcaccacaaaatacattttgtacaaaaatatatattcaaaacactacagCTGAATATGCAGGATTTCAATTTTCGAAATCTGGGCAGAACTTGCCCtgtgttgcgtcccatatttcgtattcataacagttaaattagaattttacataaacataagagttgtaggtatacgagttagctttccaaatcatatttgttCATTGCAAACTAAGTTCTCGATCGcgagatatgcataaaataccaaacactacccagctcgaAAACAGATTTTGTCatttaccaaaaagaagtgtgtgtctcgaattccatccaaaagaaccaagttttctcttgtgattttgaagaacaatctaTTTAGATAAGTTTCTAAGGTTCTAAGGCTTAAGGAAAACGAAATTACTAAAGGAggggtgaaaatatatagtcaaacaagtgatgtttatcccttgggcagctgtccttcaaaggtgctacccaaaatgcatacatatacacctatatatatatccctcatcTCATTTTAAAGTTATATGTAATTCCAATTAGAATATTACCTAAACACCTCATCACAATCCTTTgcatcacattcacatatatgatatcatgtcaacacttcaattcctcatataatgccttcaaggccataatcATAATACACTCCATAAGtagacacctccaccataagtggatcacacatcaatatatcaaaattctatatcaattctacattaacaatgaagttagaCCAACTTACCCTTTTCCAAAGCCACAATCATCATTCCTCAACTCCCCAATAATTTACAATAGATAAgcataaataataatagaaatcaactattcaactcaatttaagcataattctatcatcattcaatcataaacaataaccccacttcataagccaactttaggaaatttgcaaagacatgggttcatggaatttcctttcttaaaaccattaataataacataaatcatcattaaaaaaacatttaatgcaagaacccatgctagaatcgaaattaggattttgagtttttgaacaacttttgaaatcttttggattgactcttt
This genomic window contains:
- the LOC125855949 gene encoding uncharacterized protein LOC125855949 gives rise to the protein MAPNKQWMQLVDHRLDETYLVGVQKFLDYAFERTGEEYEIRCPCVKCYNTTLGTRKTVETHLQVYGIIKNYTFWYHHGERLGEPLSESESEFEFTFGDGVEVEECESEDEVEELLRDLYPNLDGGTTHADGDDLLEEEPNVEAKRFYCLLKDFEQPLYQNSKASKLSSLIKLLHIKSMGRWSNALFTMLLKMLKDELLPDGANLPNSYYEAKKIIKELGLSYNKIDACTNDCMLYWKEDSQLDSCKVCGASRWKIDTHSGETRNKKGKRIALKSLRYFPLKPRLQRLFMSTKTSTLMTWHKDKRVDDGIMRHPADSMAWKSFDELHPSFAVEPRNVRLGLASDGFQPFRNSKTSHSIWPVVLIPYNLPPWLCMKQENFILSMLIPGPNGPGDAIDTYLQPLIEELKELWEVGIETYDASAKKNFKLHASLLWTINDFPAYGNLSGWSTKGILACPCCNKDTSSTRLSNGKKQCYMGHRRYLPHNHKWRNEKKSFDGTEERRPPPQMRSGNEILNQVQDLEGLQLSKDPKKRKKISHEKRKDNWNKKSIFFELPYWKSLLLRHNLDVMHIEKNICDNIMGTIMNVKGKTKDTIKTRLDLQEMNIRPELHPIQKGEKIEIPTACYTLSPEDKHKLCLFLKNLKVPDGFSSNISQCVNLKDHKISGLKSHDCHVLLQHLLPLALRGMLSKEVCEPLIELSLFFCILGSKELRIDNLEHIEAQIPITLCKLEKIFPPSFFDVMVHLPIHLATEAKIAGPIHYRWMYPVERWLYFLKSFIGNMACPEGCIAEGYIANECMTLCSRYLHRIDTKFNQPERNYDGGLKQSNGGLSLFCQPGKTLGAKTPFELEVDELEQAHIYILKNCDEVLPYLEEFAQTHENARHLSDVEWNRLFIEWFKDRVAQLHKGDCSRIMEDMLSLSRGPTRYSTHSNGYIVNGYRFHVEDYDKKLRTQNCGVVVLGENDKDSENLDYYGVLTDVIELQFVMDRRVVLFRCNWFDVCDEIKGVKKDEYDFVGK